The Megalops cyprinoides isolate fMegCyp1 chromosome 11, fMegCyp1.pri, whole genome shotgun sequence genomic sequence GGCCGAATGTGTAATCAAAATTGTTAGCCAGTCAGTTAGGTAACTCAACTAACTTCATCCTTGTCAGCTAGCTAGTGGCACagctaatttagctagctaggtgacttctcatttttatgcaaattaatAATTGTGCACAATTATTAAAGGTACAGTTAGGAGTCTCCCGACATGCACAATCAAGGTTTGCGCACCCACTGTCCCAAAAATCTTCAGGCCACACAAGATGATTTATTGGTCTACACTCTACCCTTGAAGTGAAAGCTGATTTAACAGTAATAGTTGCTATTCAAAGCCTTTAATCTTAATCTCCATTTATAATTACTTAATCTGctttaaatacagaaatgtagtCAGGTGTGGTTGATGAATGATCGATGtatatttagctagctaagagTAAATCATGTTCAGTATTTGTAATGAATGCTAACTGCAATTAGTGAAGTAActttgattgtatttttaaatgtgtggaaTCGGTACTCTATTTCAGctgctgctagctagctacatcaGGCACTGTTACTTTGTATCTCAGTGAGTGACAGTTTGTTGTTGATTGTGGATTAATATGTAAAGTGATTGGGAAGTTTTCAATAACACGCGGGTATAATGTTCCAGTTCTGTGCTAGTGCTGTTGTGAATAACAGCGTGGCTGGAATGCCAAGTTGGCCAGTCAGATTGCATGGTTGGAGCTACCCATTTCATCAAACAGAATAAGAACTTCcattgcattgtttattttataggaagcatgtgcaaaacaaaatatccTGATTTCTCACTCCACAGaggaatgcaaaaaaatgaatcaataaataaataaaatgcttagCCTTGGCCAACTGGAAAGTGAGCTGGCTCATGCTGGCTTGACAGGTGTACACCTGAAGACAATGTAAATGTGAGAAAAATCAAAGCCACACAGCTGAGCCCACACTGTTTAATTACAATGTTCAGCTGAAACATCACTGCCTGGCAAGAAGAGCATTAGTGTGATCCAATACATGATAATGACAATAGTAATAACACTACTATGCCCTCACTCTTGGTCCCCCAGGCCACACCCATTCACACCTAATAAGGTGACAAGACATGATTTTGCATAAGGTCCTGCACAATGCACAATAaagctgaaatgtttcattctcCCTAGCTATTATTCATAGATGACTGTAACCAGCCATGCAGCTTGACAGCCTTTTGGTTGCCTGCAACCTCAGCTCTGGTGGTTCACTCTGTCTTAATTAAATTTTGTTGTACAGTATGTTCTTTAAAAATGCTCTAGGCATCAAAAGTATCTCCTTTGAGAACTGTATGTTTTTACCTTTATATTGTCCGTTACAACAtcaattattaatattacaaattattattaataataacaaaaacattatatataGACAACATTCCTTTGGGGCACTACTGTAGAAAAAATGGTAATTGAATAACACCCCCACATCTCTCCGAATAGCTCAGCTGAGCTCTGGGTGATTTCAACTTTATCTTTTATCAGCTATATTCTGAGTTTAATCTTTTTGAATTCAATGAATTCAGCACTcagagatcttttttttttctacaaattATTTCTGTCTCAGATGaatacccccaccccctcaatAGTTAAGTCGGTAAAGTATAGGATAACCCTTCCTGTTCATTGGGTAGAACTGATTAGAAGCTCTGATATAGTTCATGGGCCTGACGCCAATGCCTGTCAGTATGTGAGTAGATGTATACAGTGGCGTCCAGGGAGGCCAGCGGACGCAGTCCCATACGTCCGATGTGGGATTTTCAGTCTAATTGACGTGGGCACGTTGCGGGCCATCTGCAGAACTCCGATTAGCGCATAACACATCACTACCAATTTGCTGCCCATGTTTCTTTGCTAGCCTACTTTGAATCTCCCTGCTGCACTCCCACTCAAATGTCCCACAGCCCTGGATGACTGGCTGTGCCCAGAGATGTCCTGCTTGCATGCGGCAGAAACAACCTTCAGCACATTGCTGTAAGGTTACCTCTTTAACACTTCCTTTTATGCCATGCCATACAGAATACTCTGCAAGGCAAGTTGGGAAATTAATTATGTCCAGCTACGTTTTTTTGGGCCATATTGTTggtacagtttgtgtgtgtgtgtgtgtgtgtgtgtgtgtgtgtgtgtgtgtgcgtatgtgtgtgtgtgtgtgtgtgtgaattcctCTCATACACATTGCAAAGGGTTGTTTATAGTCAGTCAAAAAGGCATTATCTTTAgattttttgtttcactgtgaaGCAACACCATCCCgcaactcattttttttttgggcaaaATGTTCGTTGTAGTCCTAGGTATTGATTTAAACGCTTAAGTTTCTCTAAGAACAAAGATAGCAGCaaagtttttatatttatactcaCAAAGGTCTGGCTCTAATATTGTTGAAAACTGTTGCTAGGTTTAATCAGGTGGCCTCGTGAAATGTTAAATACTGGGGGTCTGAGGCCGAGGTGTGCTCCAGTACAATCTACAGTAGATAGGATTTAAAGAAGCAGACTCAAAAAGATGATGCATATAACATTACTCAAGTGAAAGCAcccattcatttgaaatatgtcgattgtatttgcaaaaaaaaaaaaaaaaaaaaaaaaggaaatgcagcagTGTTTAAGCCTGTTGCAAGATTGCTTTCCTATACTTATTCTATTAATAGTGCATGAGAATGCCCATACCCCTATGCGTAAGACACTGCAGATTACAgttgaaaaaaattgtgtggCAATGTCCTTAACCATGATAGATGCCAACTGTGATGTTTGGTTTTTCCTTCTAAATATGGGAAAACATCtgtttgtaatgtaaacatATGCATGTGTTGACTTGGATTTGTGGGTGCTGGGTTACATTCAAGCTGCTATGTCATAATAACCGTGTCACAGTCCTGTCATTGTATTTACTCAAGGGTACAGAGTTCAGCACATCTCCCTCTTCAGgcaataactaaaaaaaaaatcagaattgcACTACATAAATATGTAGGTCATTGATTAATTTCAGGCCTTTAGAAATCGTACTCAGAATTATTGCTACTTTCTATTACTATTTTTAATgatcaaagaaaatgaaactctTAATCACCACAGTGATGCAAAAAAGGGTGTGGGGTGGGTCTCCAAGTTACATCCAGTGACATACTTTGATTTTGGTCCATAGCATTGTATTTGTCACTTGACATAAGGTACACTGACTATAAGAAACTgcatatacatttttgctttCCCTTTAAAATTCCTCTTTGATATTGTGGAGGAACTGCAGAATGGCATAGCCAAGCCATCTCATGTTTACAGCATGCCACAGTTGCTGTAAATTTTGAGTCACGTGTGGCATAGttgtttgttaaaaatgcatgtgtgtctctaCCTCATCAAgtcttgaaaataaaaaaaatccagtgctCACAATCTAGATCTATCAGATTGAAGTCATTTTAGTACTAGGGTTTGTAAATAGTCAGACCACCCAACATCAGATTCTGAGGAAGAGGTCATGTGCATTGAAACATCAGTCTGTTCCTTTTACCTGTACATCACTGCTGGCTTAGATGACAAGTGCTATAATTGTGTGGATTACAGTCTCTTTGATCTCTTTGGAGAGCTTCTGCTTTGCCTAAAATGGACTGGTACCATCTCATTGACCTTCTGCATTAGCTATTTCTCATGCTGGTTTCGTCCTTTGAAAtcaaaaattgtttttctctgtctaaaTGCCTTTCAGGGATAAAGAGGGTCAGGAGAGGGcaaagaaggagaggggaaataGGATTAGATGAGTTGAGatgtactttatttatttatttatttgtgagaTCATTATCATGATCCCAAGGTAGTACATTGCACAGTATGACTGGTGTAGCATATATACACTACATAGTATAGCCTAAAAAGTATATTGCACAATAGGTGCTGCACCGGGGATCCAGGTTACTCAGCTTCCCAGCTGTACCATTCCATTAGACTGCATAGTGTGGGGTCTATCCCGCTGATTTATATGCCACAATGGCTCAAATAATGATGAAATTTTTTCTGCTGAACGTAGGGATGTTACATCTTCACCCTGGGCGCAGCAGCTCAAAAATAGTTATTTTCAGAGCATGATTTTCATGCAGCTTCCAGGGGCCCCTACACTGTggccccaaaaaaaaaattgttcccAGAGTAACAATTTTCCTGATCTTGCTCATGATTGTCTACCACCAGGTCAAAAATAACAACATCGTACTCTCTCTACATGGCACTTGTAGGGTTTTTCCACTATTTGGGGGTAAGCATTAAGTTTCCTCAGCCTAAGAATGAAGTATTGCAGATGTACTGTTGGTACTTTTTGTAGAAAATTATCCAGTCTTTCCATCTGCTTGCCATTTTTTCTTCAACAAGTACATCGTTCAGACCCACTTACTGTCTTGTGGTTCTGATCCAGAGATTAAAGATGTCTTCCTTGCACCCTGTTTGTGCTATTTTTACTTCTGCACTGTAGGAGAAGTTAACCACTGCTGTGCCATTGGCAAATTTCATGGCAGTAGCCACTGCAGAGATCAAAATGGCATACAAAAGGGAGTACTGATGATGACAGAGATGCACTATAGTCAATCAGTCAGTTCTAGTGGATTTACAGCTAAATTGGAACAAGGTACATagctttcagaggaaaaaaatattatagaAAGAGCAgaatagaaacaaaaataaagctttaGATGAAAGTGTACatcatttcacttcaaaaataGAGATTGGTGAGTTATAGCCTAGGTTGGCATATGGGTTAGGACTTTTTATCCAGCAATGACTTGAGCTTCTTTTGCAGTAATGCAGGATAAATTCTCTTTTTTGAAGTCTCTTGGTTACCAGTTTTGTAGCATATCAGTTCATTACTTGTCTTTTTATCTGTGGATCTGAAAAAGCAGAGAGACACGGAAATTCCAAGTTTACAACTGAACAGTACTGATACCTACtttttagtttgtgtgtgtgtctctgtctgtgtgtctttctgagAACTTGATACATTCAGGTTTGGATGTATTAGCATTCAGTGTGCTGTACTCATGACTGACAAGCATCCAGATAAAAATCAACTCAACAGATGCAAAGAGTGAAtgcttaaaacaaaatatgcttGTTTGAATAGGCGGAGCTAGTCACAGCATGTTATTCTAATTACATCTTCTCACAATGGCCCCGAACCCACCAGTCTCCACAGGTAAGAAGAAGTGTCTTTGAagttctgctgctgcagtgtaACACTGAACATCAGTCCAGCATTCAGCTCAGGAGTGCAGAATGCAATCTCAGTGTTTGGATTCGAGTTGCACTACATTCTAATTAgatgcattcattaaaatatccACAGTATAAAACTGACAGCTGATTCTTGACACGTCAATGGACTGTAtcattacataaaaaaaaaaaataaatactttataGACAGTGTAatattcagttttcaaaaatggCCTAACGAATGATTCATACATGAGTGACCTGACAGTAGCGAATCATTAAATTCCCAACCATGCAGAAAAAGTGCTGGGGCATTGCATCATTCAGAGTTCTCATCCTTACATTActgtaaaactgtgtgtgtgtgtgtgtgtgtgtgtgtgtgtgtgtgagagagagagagtgtgagagagagagtgtgtgtgtgtgtgtgtgtgtgagagtgtgtgtgtgtgtgtgtgtgtgtttgtttgtgtgtgtttgagagatgAAAGGGCTGAAATAAAGCCAAAATATCTGTGATGTATGATATGTGTAAAATACCATGGTGTGTGTTACACAGACCACAAGGGAAGAGAAGTGTAGTTTCGTCATAAGGACTGCACTCTGTTTTAGGATGCACCACACTCTAATCCCTTTTTTTATAAGCACTTACTGGCTCAGTAAATGCTTGTTGACGAGTTACATGCATGAAAGGACGATTGCAGGCTTCAGTGGCTTCTAATGGAGCTACAGTCCCATTGCTACAAGCTACACATTTGATTCTGAAAATAGAAgataatgcttttttttattatttgtactCAGCTGATGTCCATTGTGTAATGTAACCAATGGTTTGtcaattgtcttttttttcctagttAATGCAGCTATTTTTAGACAGTGACtaagacagcatttttttttgtagattttgaTCATGTTCTGGACAGAGCTGTCGGACAGAGCTGCACAAAGAAGCTTCAGGACATATGTGATGTGCACACAGCTGGATATAACAGGAGAATTGTTTTACTAAGATGTGCAGCATTTTGATGTTTCCAACACTCCCGGACAACTACACGTTGCCAAATCATTACGATGACATGTTAgacttttaaaaggaaaatgtgcTGATTAGATGCATCTTGGCTCTGCTTATCAAAACTGTATATTAAATTCTTTGATTTATGCCTGTGCATTGATAAACACAAATATAGATTAGAATTTCAGAATATCCAATTACCATCAAGTGTgatgaaacaacagaaatgtaacatttgaaaatactgagaaattatgtgtgtgcatatatcaTAGAGTAGAATGCAGTGAATTGCAGATATTTTTACGTGCAGGTTCAAATAGTAATAAAAACCTTGTTTGATGAACTTTCAAATGAACTTTGAAATAATTCTGCACGTTTAATAGTCACTGTATTTCTTTCATGTCCTCtaacacatttttaaaccacACAGACCTAACTTGGGGGAGTTTAGCAGATGGTGCACTCTCATTTCAGCTACAGGGAATGTTTGAATCCTCAGATTACAAAAGACGAGATATATTTATTCTCCAATCATGCTGAAGGCaaagaacacaaatattttaaataggcATGGtgacaaatatatacatattataccATTTATTTCTTCCTAACCCATCTCTTCATTTCAAGTAGCTTGCATATTGCTTCTCATAGCAAGAGGAGCTATATGAAAGCTAAGCTCACTGCAACAACTTTGCATTTGGGCAGTTGACCAGTCTGTAAATAATTGTGACCATATTGATTAATTGGTGTTGTATCATAAcagttttccctctctccttctttttgcAGAcgtaaaagacagaaaatgctgGGCTGCATTATTTTGATATCCTCATTTGTCTTCGCTGCTAGCTCTCAAAACTCCCAGTCCAAGGAGTCATTTAAGGGATCCTGTGAAACCTTGTGTCAATGTGAAGAGAAAGATGGGGTCCTGCACATGAACTGCGAGGCAAGAAATATCAGCAGAATAGCGGAAATCAAAGTGCCGTTAGACCTACCCTTCCACCTTAATCTGTACAAAAATGATTTAGTGGAGTTGAATGCAGAGGACCTGGAAGGTCTCAGGAATGTTGTTACTCTTCATCTGGGGGCTAACAGCATACAAGAGCTGGAACCGGGTGTTTTCAGTGCGCTGAGCTCTCTCAAGAAGCTGCACATCAACAGCAATTTTTTAGTGATGTTGAAAGAGGACACATTTCAGGGCTTGGGAAATTTGGAGTACCTACAGGCAGACACAAACTTTATCCGCGTCATCGAGCCCGGGGCGTTCAGCAAACTCTTCCGACTCAAAGTTCTGATACTGAACGACAACTCCATCGAATTCCTCCCGAGCAACATTTTCCGATTTGTGCCACTGACGCACCTCGATCTGCGTGGGAACCAGCTGCAGTCTCTGCCGTTTGTGGGCTTCCTGGAGCACATCGGCCGCATCATGGAACTATTGCTAGAGGACAATAAGTGGGTCTGTGATTGTGAAATCCTGCCATTAAAAATCTGGGAGGAGAGTATGCGTGCCCAGTCTACCATTGGCGAAGTGGTTTGCAACAGCCCCCCTCATCTCAAAGGCAGCATCCTAAGCAAGGTCAAGAGGGATGTTTTGTGTCCAGCCCACACAGAAATAGACCTAGAGGAGCCTTCCAAGTCTTTGGATTTGGTTGTCACTCCTTCCTCTAAGGTTATTCAGATTCCTAAATTGATGGACGCAAAAGATGATGCAAAAATCCCGACACCAGCAAATAAACCAGGAATGTTCTGCATTGAGCAGTGCTCTTGTCACAACCATCCCATTGCGGGTCTGTTAATCCACTGTCAGGACAGAGGGATTCAAAGAATATCTGAATTGGGATTGTTTCAGCAAAGCCCCACAAAGCTTGTCCTGACAGGAAACATGATTCAGAGACTTTTGCAATATGATTTTGTTGCATATGATCGCTTGGAACTACTGAATTTGGCAAACAACCAAATTGATTATGTTGATAATGAAACCTTTCTCAGTTTAGGGCATTTGAGAAAGCTGTATCTGAATGGCAATAGACTTGATCGTTTATCTTCAGGAATGTTTATTGGACTCCATAACCTTGAGTATTTGTATTTGGAATACAATATGATCAAAGATATTCTCCCTGGGACATTCAACGCCATGCCAAATCTGAAGCTCCTCTCTTTAAATAACAATCTTCTCCAAACACTCCCGTCACAGATATTTCACAATATGCGACTTGCCAAATTAAATCTGAGAAAAAATCTATTCATGCACCTGCCAGCAAGCAATGTGCTTGATCATCTGGACTCACTGGAGCAGATTTATTTGGAAGACAACCCATGGGACTGTAGCTGCGACTTAGTAGGTCTTAAACAATGGGTTGAAAAACTTGGCAAGGACACAGTAGTGGGAAGCATTTTGTGTCACACACCGAGGAAAGTTGCCAAAACTGAACTGAGGACTTTAAGAAATGAGGTCATGTGCCCTGGCTTGGTAACTTTCCAATCCTTGCCAACTAGAGATGGTCAAGGTGTGACCACCACGGCCAGCACCACGAAAGACACGGGGGGCTTTTTCCAGTCTCTGACCGACACAATCCCCCTCTCGGTTTTGATCCTCACTCTGCTGATCCTTTTCCTCATGGTCATCTTTTGCTCTGCCGGAATAGTGGTTCTGGTACTACACCGCAGACGACGGGCAAAGAAGagccaggcagaggagcagcCCAGAGACAACAGCCCAATACATCTGCAGTACAGCATGTACGGTCAGAAGACAACCCACCATGTGGCTCAAAGGGCCAGGTTGAATGCCTACGATGAACATAGCCACAGCCCCGTAATACAGGTTTGCAGGAATCCCACCTACTGTGCTCGTCACAAAGAACAGGAGCTGGATGACTCTTCCCTCGGTGACCCGAAGAACATCTGCAGGAGCATAATGGAGAGGGAGAACGAGTCACCGCTGACAGGAAAGAATGTGAAATTCAGAGCCGTGACGGACTACCCAGCAGAATTCGTAACCCTTGGTGACGCTGGCTCCTTGTACAGGAACattctggagagagagagggacctACAGCAGCTTGGCATTACAGAGTACCTCAGGAAGAACATTTCCCAGCTGCAGCCGAGCACAGAGATGCAGGGTCAGGGACGACATGAAGAGCTGAGGCTAATGGAGGCCATTATGTATGCCCGACCACGAAAGGTTGTGGTGGAGCAATCCAAAAACGAGTATTTTGAACTTAAAGCCAATTTACATGCGGAGCCTGACTACCTAGAGGTACTAGAACATCAACCTCCTTTCAACTGAAAAGAAaggttttttctgcttttgtacCTAACAGTTGAAGTGCcttagacagacagacacacacacacacgtgtgtgtgtataaatagtAATATTTCCCACATGGTAAGAGTTTAACTCAATTATCACCACCACAAAGATATTCTTAACAGGCAAACTATAAAGTGTtccaaagaaaaaagcaaaacttaACTGTTATGCTGTTCTTCGTGTAAATACAATCATCCATTACCACCAGCCACATTTTTTGTCCCTGTTGCTTGATTCTTTGTATGATACACCACAAAataacaaagccaaaaaaataaTCAGGTGCCATATTTTCAATACAATGCAATTGCCATACAATGTCAATACAAATGTGTTTAGGATCAgacaaaacataaatgcatCTATAAGCATATATATCTCCCCATTTTCTATGATCGTGGCAGTCTATTTATCTCATGTTTAGTCTTGGTTCATAACGCTGTAACTGTTAGGCAAAAGCACTTACTTTCTCTTTTGGGGACCTTTGCTGTTTACTGTTGTTTCACTGTtgtttatatataatgtttGCACTACCCAAGAGGCCATATCAATGATGGTGCATGACAATCAATAATCTGCTGAACAAAAATagtgttttccatttcaaactCATTACCCAGTGACTATAGctactgataaaaaaaaaaaaatgtttatgctattatttttgtcattgtatggttgaaatgcaaattatgaTTCTGACTGGTACTTTTCAGCATGATAACTGTTCAGGGTGTTATACCACttcattattttgttgaaatgtatgaaatgaaattgttttgttcATGTATGAGCACCATAGCTTTATTTTCTGCCAGTGTAGATTTGTGTAAGGtatttattctgtaaatatttgtaaataaactTACATTTATGTTTGTGAGCTTTTAATCTTATAAAGTTAGAATCTACATGAGCTATAAATAAAGGTTTACCGTacaattgtaaaaaatatttgacaTCTCAATTATACAAGTTGCATTTAAGCAAATAAACTATACTTCTTCAGTGCACTTTGACAAAGATAATGACAAAGCGTGAACCCACCTCTGTTCCTACCATCACTCCCACTACTCATACAACTACTCATAATTCaatagatatgaatttccattcAATCAAAGCATGAAGCTTGTGCTTGATGTGGTTGTAGTAGTGCTTTATTTGACTTGGAATAAGACGAAGGTACTGAAGCTGGCTGGgggccgaggttgttgaccccccccccccccccccatattgacatcataaacagggatGAGAACAAGGGGAGATGTGGTGAAGGAAGGATGCTGTGAACATCTGACATGGAAAGTAAGTGGTAAGTGCAATGTTTATGGTTGTGCAAAGGGTGGTGATTTGGTAAATTCCACAGGGATTGTGTGcaaattctcctcctgaatcttcatttggagCTTCAATAGTAATGACCcaccatttcaaaatgtatgtattgcTGCACCGGGATTTGAGCAAGGTCAACTATTTCTTTGCCAAACTTGTAGACCTGAGGCTAGGATTTCCAGTCTCCCAACAGGGCGTGTGGGATCACTGAGGCATGCAAACACGTATGCCGTTCTTCCTCGCATCATTGGCTTCTCTTCAACCTCTTAACCGGGCCACTTAAGCACAAAGTGTTAGTCGGTTGAAATCATCTCTCCACCCCCTAAATCATGTTCCAGCTCGTCCTTCCTGCTACTCAACTGGCCTGTAAGATTCCCCTGAAGTAAATTGCCCCCTTGTTCCTCTGTAAAACGAA encodes the following:
- the slitrk6 gene encoding SLIT and NTRK-like protein 6 yields the protein MRCNVSLVTSFPLVPSYTRKEGTGETFFLCVIATYPSEQDFILQDPFRNNPSAFLVLHIGRKRQKMLGCIILISSFVFAASSQNSQSKESFKGSCETLCQCEEKDGVLHMNCEARNISRIAEIKVPLDLPFHLNLYKNDLVELNAEDLEGLRNVVTLHLGANSIQELEPGVFSALSSLKKLHINSNFLVMLKEDTFQGLGNLEYLQADTNFIRVIEPGAFSKLFRLKVLILNDNSIEFLPSNIFRFVPLTHLDLRGNQLQSLPFVGFLEHIGRIMELLLEDNKWVCDCEILPLKIWEESMRAQSTIGEVVCNSPPHLKGSILSKVKRDVLCPAHTEIDLEEPSKSLDLVVTPSSKVIQIPKLMDAKDDAKIPTPANKPGMFCIEQCSCHNHPIAGLLIHCQDRGIQRISELGLFQQSPTKLVLTGNMIQRLLQYDFVAYDRLELLNLANNQIDYVDNETFLSLGHLRKLYLNGNRLDRLSSGMFIGLHNLEYLYLEYNMIKDILPGTFNAMPNLKLLSLNNNLLQTLPSQIFHNMRLAKLNLRKNLFMHLPASNVLDHLDSLEQIYLEDNPWDCSCDLVGLKQWVEKLGKDTVVGSILCHTPRKVAKTELRTLRNEVMCPGLVTFQSLPTRDGQGVTTTASTTKDTGGFFQSLTDTIPLSVLILTLLILFLMVIFCSAGIVVLVLHRRRRAKKSQAEEQPRDNSPIHLQYSMYGQKTTHHVAQRARLNAYDEHSHSPVIQVCRNPTYCARHKEQELDDSSLGDPKNICRSIMERENESPLTGKNVKFRAVTDYPAEFVTLGDAGSLYRNILERERDLQQLGITEYLRKNISQLQPSTEMQGQGRHEELRLMEAIMYARPRKVVVEQSKNEYFELKANLHAEPDYLEVLEHQPPFN